The following nucleotide sequence is from Coleofasciculaceae cyanobacterium.
CCATCTCCATTTCTGAGTCCATGTTTTCCATTTGTTGGGTAGACATAGAGTCATCTTCTTCAATTCTAACCACACCGATATTACGCTCTCCAGCTTCGTCGAGGGCTACTTCCAAAACTCCATCTTCGTTCACCATTGGCTCAGTCGTCACAAAACCATCATCCTGACGTGCGGCTCTAATGACTACAGGTACAGGTAATCCTTGCAGTGTATGCTCCTCACCCCCCCCAAGAGTTTGGTTTTCGGTAAAGCCAATCGCTTGATAATCGATAGCTGCATTAGTATTGTTTTTAACAATGACATTGATAGTTCCTTCAGCTTCAGGAATAGTAGTTACTGGTTCGCCATCGTAACCTTCATCAATACTGTCATAAGCACCTGATTCTGGTTCTACATTATCATTACCTTGTTCCATTTCCAGATCGCCTTGAGACGTATCTTCGTGCATATCTGCCTTTGCTTCCACAGTTGTCAAAACTGGTAGTCCGAGCGACAAAGTAACTAGGAAAAGTTTGATTAACTTAGATTTTAAAGGATGTAGCTTGGCAAATTTATTGCTTATTATTTTTACTCTTATTTTATATTCATTTCTGAACCTATACTAATAACCGTCTACCAATAACTTATCTATCATAAGTTATTCTTTTTAGATGATTAACTTCAGAAAATATTGCTCTTTATCTCTTTATCTAAACATATATAAAGAGACAACATTCTTCATTTAAAACTTTTGGTAGAGTCGAAAAAAAGTCAATATCCAATAACCTAAGATCAAACAGCTAATCCAAAAACATTTAAGGTGTATTCGTCATATAATCGTTCGCGAGCTGATGACACCTAAATATTAGTATTTAAAACTTAAGAAATAGTTACAATGCAAAATCAATTAAACAATCCTTCCATACCTCCAAAAAATAAGTTTGCCAATGTTTTTCGCCTTTTTGCGCGAATTAGCTATTGGATTCATTTAATTTTGGGTGCTACTTCGGGAATAATTTTGGGACTAATTGTTTTTAGCCGTAGATTAGGCGAGTCTACTAATAATTCGGCGATCCAACTTAGTATTATTTTTACAGTTGCTAGCTTAATTGTCCTAGCTTTTAGAATCTTTTGGGCTTGGCGCTATAGTCGGATAGCGAGGCAATTGCAGACCACTAATTCTGCTATGGAACTAAATAGAGCAGAAATAATTAAAGTTTTGCGTGTTGGTCTATCGGTCAGCTTATTAGGCTTAATCTTAGCCTTTATCGCTTCTGAGACGACGGTAGTGACGATAATAGCAGAGGCAATATCTCAACCACAAGGATCGAGGTTATATGAACCAGAACAGGCGATTCAAACAGCTGATTTATTTTTGGATTTTGTCAATGTAACTATCTTGGGCGCACACGCTCTAGGAGCGATTAATTCATTGGGGTTACTCAACTGGATCACTAGAGAATAGATGTTTGTTGGTAAATATTAAATAAAGCTTAAATATGTCAAGTTTAGTTAATATTTAGTTACATACTTTGCTAACATAGTTTACATAAGTTAACAAAAAAGTAAAAATTTATGACTACTATCTCTGACGAAAACGGCATTATCAACAACTTCGCCAAAGAACCAACGATGTATTATGCAGAAGCTCCTTCTTCTCAAGACCAACGTAGCTATTTGCTTTGGGGTGCGCTCGCCTCAGTATTAGTTGTAGTCTCAGTATTCACTGCTGTTGTAGTCAGCTAGATTTTAGTTTTCAGCACAACTTCATTTTGTTTAATACCTCGGTTAGTTCCGAGGTTTTTTTATAGACATTTTGAGATCGACACAGAAAATCTTACTGAGGCTTTTTTCTTAGATAAGATAAAAAATAATTAAGCGATTTTGCAGCTCTTGTATAGCCTGCTTGTCTTAGCAGTGAAGCTAATTATGCAAAGATTTAGCTTAGGTGATCCAATTGAATAAATTAAGATTTTTTACTTAAAAATGCTTCCTGCACCAGATCAATACCTATCTTCCGAAGAATCAGCAGATGTCGAGGCTGCTTTACTTTCCTCAAGCGAAAAATTTCTGACTCGCTTAACTATATCGTCCCAAAGACTGCTGCAAGTGATTGCTAGGGACAATCAAGTGGCGATTGAAGAACTAACCCATCGACAAATCATTGAGTGGTTTGAAAATGATAGTAAGGTCAAACGGGAACAGGGAAACGACGCAGGTACTCTAAAGTGGTAGTGGGGAGAGATTTTATATTTAAACTAAATAAGTCATTAAACCAGTCATAACCCCTAAGCTTTACAATAAAACGTAAATTAAATACAAAATTTTTGTTCTGAGCAATAGAGCAGTCGTTATGCAAACTCTGGATAATCCTAACCTTACTAATTCAACAGCCTTTGATACCACCATCCATAGACGGAAAACACGGGCGGTAAAAGTTGGCAATATCACTATTGGCGGTGGAAATCCAGTGGTGGTGCAGTCGATGATCAACGAAGATACATTAGATATTGATGGCTCGGTGGCAGCAATCCGCCGATTACACGAGATTGGCTGCGAAATTGTGCGGGTAACAGTTCCTAGTATGGCTCATGCCAAAGCTTTAGCTGAAATCAAGCAAAAGCTGGCGCAAACATACCAAACAGTTCCTTTGGTCGCCGATGTTCACCATAACGGCATGAAAATTGCCTTAGAGGTTGCCAAGCACGTCGATAAGGTGCGAGTTAATCCAGGGTTATATGTGTTTGAAAAACCCAAAGGCGATCGCACTGAATATACTCCCGCCGAATTTGCCGAAATTGGCAATAAAATCCGTGAAACTTTAGAACCACTGATTGTTTCATTACGCGATCGCGGTAAGGCGATCCGGATTGGGGTTAATCATGGGTCTCTTTCGGAAAGGATGCTGTTTACTTACGGTGATACACCCGAAGGAATGGTAGAGTCGGCATTGGAGTTTATCAAAATTTGTGAATCTCTAGACTTTTACAACATAGTGCTTTCTCTCAAGGCTTCTCGCGTCCCCGTAATGTTGGCAGCCTATCGCTTAATGGTGCAGAGAATGAACGAGTTAGGCATGGAATACCCTTTACATCTGGGTGTTACCGAAGCTGGAGACGGAGAATATGGAAGAATTAAATCTACTGCGGGTATTGGTACTCTTTTAGCCCAAGGTATCGGCGATACAATTCGTGTTTCTTTAACCGAGTCTCCTGAAAAAGAAATTCCTGTTTGTTATAGTATTCTGCAAGCATTGGGACTGCGGAAGACTATGGTGGAGTATGTTGCCTGTCCTTCTTGTGGACGTACTTTGTTCAACCTTGAAGAAGTGCTGCATAAGGTTCGTGAAGCAACAAAACATCTAACGGGTTTAGACATTGCCGTGATGGGCTGTATTGTTAATGGCCCTGGAGAAATGGCAGATGCCGACTATGGTTATGTGGGCAAACAACCAGGCTATATATCTCTGTATCGTGGTCGAGAAGAAATTAAGAAAGTACCTGAAGAACAAGGTGTTGAAGAATTAATCAATCTAATTAAGGCTGATGATCGCTGGGTAGAACCAGAATAGAAAAGTCACAAGTCAAAGTCACAAGTCAGGAGTTTTAAATCACCGACATTACTGATTTATTTTTCCATACTAGAACTAGAGAATTTAACCAGGGTCAATTTACAAGCCTTTTAGTTATTTATGATCAGTTTAGTTTTAGTATGTACCTTAACTTTTACGGCGGGCTGTATCTTTGGTAAAAAGCTGGCTGCAAAGGGAATTACCTCTGACAATGCGTTAAATAATTATCAAAAACCTTTGGTGTGGTTGTTAATAGCGATCGCACCTTTTTTGAGTATTTTAATTATCTTAGATAAGTTTCATCTTGCCCCCCTGCTACCAAAAATCTTGCCGCCGCTATTTTTAATTTACTTAGCGGGTTACTTTAATGAAATTATTGTCTGGTTGGGCTGTTTCTTTCTGGGCTTATTAATATTTTTAGAGCTATCGGGTAAGCGTTATCGACAGCGGATCGTCCAGCTACTAGTGGCTATAGGGGCAATTTCATGCGCCCTTAGCATCCTGCTTTGTTTTCTCCAGCCAGTACAGGCTTTAGTTGCCCAACCAAAAATCAGCAATGGGATTGTTATGCAAACCACTCCCTATACCTGCGCCCCCGCTAGTATTGCTACTCTCGCTCACTATACTAAAAAACATCCTCACTTAACTGAACAAGAGGTAGTAAGACTAACTAAAACCAATCACTTCGGCACAACTACCCTATCAGAAATTAGAGCGATGAAACAGCTAGATCTTAACCCCCAATATCGCCACAACTTAACTATTGATGATTTAATTGCCGCAAATAAACCCGCTTTGATGCACGTCAAAGAAAAAAGAAAAAAAGGCAAGGGAGTAAGGTTTTCTCATGCAGTTGCCTATTTAGCGATCGCTCCTGCCAAAGAGTTAATTTTAATTGGCAATCCACTGTATGGGATGCAGATTAAAACTTTTAATGACCTTGAAGAGTATTGGTTTGGTGAAGCAATATTGATTGGAGAAGTTAAGCAGTAAATTTTAGACTATCTAAATAACTTTTGCCCCTACCGTATCTATAGCAAGCGATCGCACCATCGCATTTATACCGATACCTGCCCAGGTTTGGGCCATTGACTTTACCACTCGATCTACGTGATCGGGATTAGTTAATGCCAATAAAGTAGGCCCTGCACCACTAATCACCATGCCATAAGCACCTGCTTCCATTGCAGCTTGCCGAATTTGTTGATAGCCAGTAATTAGCTTTTGACGGTAAGGTTGGTGTAGGCGATCGTTCAAAGCTGTTTTGAGCCATTCACCATTGTTAGTTTCTAAGGCTCTCAATAATAAACCCAGACGAGAAATATTAAAAATAGCATCACTACGGCTATATTCGGTGGGCAATACTGAACGTGCTTCTCGAGTAGATAGTTCAAAATTAGGAATTGCCACTACGGGAATGATATCCTGATGCCAGGGAATAGAGCAAATCTGCCACTTACCCGCATCTTCTACCGACAGCAGGCAGTTACCCAATAAAGCAGGAACAACATTATCGGGATGACCTTCAATGGCGATCGCCATGGCGATAATTTCCGATTGACTCAGAGGATTTCCCGCCAGATTATTTGCTCCTAATAAACCACCAATAATAGCTGTTGCTGAACTACCCAACCCACGCGACAAAGGAACACCCAGCTCGATCGTAATCTCTAGATTTGGCGGAGTTTGTCCAATCCGCTGATATAACTGAAGTAAAGAGCGATAGATTAAATTATTTTCCCCTATACTTACCTTGCCAGCCTCTTCCCCTAAAACGGTAATTTTTAACTTAGTATCACTATTAACTACGGCAAATTGGAACTCATTCGCCAGCGTCAAGGCTGCGCCAAGACAATCGAAACCAACACCTAAATTAGCTGTGGTGGCGGGAACACTAACGGTAACCTTGTTCATCATAAATGTTCAATATAATTTACTGATTATAAATTAGAATTATTCCCTGGCTAAATTCCAGCTAAATGAAATTTAATTACACGAGAATCAAACGTAATTGCCAAATATCATTAATGGATCGCTACATAGTTCGGCAATTAAGCCTATTATTCCTATTTAGCACCAGCTTGCTATCCTCATTAGGAGTAGCCATTGGCACAGTCTCCGATTTAGCCTATAAAATTACTGAATACCAGCTACCTATCCCCGTCGCCGTACTTATTTTCTGCTATAAGATACCAGAGTATGCTGCTTATGCCTTACCTATTTCCATCTTGTTAACTGGTTTAATTATTTATGGTCGTTTAAATAGCGATCGCGAATTAACCGCATTATTTAGTTTTGGCATTAGCTTCTATCGAATTGTCTTACCGGCTTTGATATTTAGTTTAGTAGTAACGGGAATCACTTTTCTACTCAATGAATTAATTGTTCCTGCTGCCAATTATCAGGCAAATTTGCTGCAAAATCCTTTTATTGCCGAAACTGAACTGAACCTGCAAAAGCAAGACATTTTCTATGCTGAATATGAATTAATGGGTAATAATACAGCTAAAAAGCTCAAGCATATTTATTTTGCCGAACAATACGATCGGCAAAGATTACTCAAAGTAACGATTATTGATTTTCGTAGCGATCGCGTCTGGCAAATTATTACAGCGCGATCGGCACAATGGAATCAGCAGCAGCAAGTCTGGGATTTAGTAGCAGGAGAAATTAAGCGATTTAATCGTCGTGCAAAAGAAAACATCTCAGAAGAATTTACGACTAAACAATTACCATTCCCCAAAACTATCTTCGAGATTGTTAATAAAGAACGTAGCCCTGAAGATATGAACATCCATCAGGCTAAAGAATATCTCAATTTAATTAAAGATAGCGGCAACCCAACAGATATAGGTAAATTTGCGGTACGGATTCAACAAAAATACGCCTTTCCCTTTATTTGCGTGGTGTTTGCCTTAGTTGGTTCGGCTTTAGGTGCGAAGTATTCACAAATTAACCGTTCCAAAAGCTTTGGTCTATGTGTAGGAATTGTCTTTACTTATTATTGCTTAGGTTTTGCGATCGGCTCACTAGGAATTACAGGTGTAATCTCACCTTTTTGGGCAGCATGGTTGCCTAATCTTATTGGTCTGATTGTGGGTGTTTACTTACTGGCGACAGCAAATAATTGAATAGGTATAAGTTAAATTGGCGTTGGTGAATCGGGGTATGATTTTTGAGATTTGAAAATCTTAATTGAATTTAAGAAGCTAATAGCCCTTCGGGTTCAGCACTTCTTGAAACAGTTTCTCTAACGGGGGTTCCCCCCGCAACGAAAGTGCTTCACTACGAGCCGAAACATTTGGTACGTCATACGTTAAATCACCAACGCCGTTAAATTGATGATGATTTATTTTGCAAGCAGAGTTTAACAAGATGATAAAAGTTCAAACTGCGATCGCCTATTAGTACTGTTAAAGGTAAGAGAATTTTTGCATAATTAATTAAATCAGCAATTTATAAGACCAGCGATGGAAGAACTAATTAAGCTGCGACAAAGCATAACAGTAGGAAATTACAACGAAGCTTTGAAAATTATTGATGAATTAGAAGAAATGTCTGTTGAAGACAAGCTGAATAAAATTTACAGCTACATGGTTATCTTGTTGCTGCATTTAATTAAACAACAAGCAGAAAAAAAAACTACTAGATCGTGGAAAAATTCTATTCTCAACTCAGTAGAGCAAATTAATCGGGTTAATCTGAGACGAAAATCTGGTGGATGTTATGCCCCAGATGAAGTTCTGCAAGAAATAATTGATGATGCTTTCCCTCGCGCTTTAAGAGACGCTGCCATGGAAGCTTTTGGAGGGGCGTACGAGGAAGCCGATTTACAAAACATGATTGACATAACCAGCATTAAAGAGAAAGCAATGAATTTGTTGAAAGGAAGATAATTTACCGAAAATAATGGGTCTGGGTAGAGTCGAGGGAGAGTATTACCTCTCGCCCCTCTCTATGAAATCTGGACGTACCCGTTTCCGTGTATCCAGCTTCCGAAAATCTCAGCGTTAGCTTTTGCTCATGTGGATGTAGTGGTGACAACTTCTGTGGATTGCCAAGAGGTTCTTGTATTCCCAGTTGTTGTGGTTACAGTCAATATGATGTAGTTCTACTTTTTCTTCATTAAGAAGTTTTAGTCCACAATGTCCACATGAATGATTTTGTTTCCTGAGTGTTGTCGCTACAATCCCGTCGTACAGTACGCTGTTTCTTTTTGACCAATAGACTAAATCACCGTCAAAGGGAGATTTATCACCTTTGACACTGACGAATTTGTTCTCCGAGAAACTAACTTTGGGGAAGGCTGTTCTAACCATTTTTACTGCTTGATGTCTCCCGATGGTTTTCTGTTTCAAGAACACTTTGCGGGTTCTGTCTTCTAACCCGAATAAGTTAAACCGAGAGCCGTCCATCTTGCAATATCTGTGGTAGTATCTCCATCCTCTGATGATGGGTGCTAGCTTATACACCTTTGTTTCTGCACCATAGTTAGAGTTATTGACGATGTTTTTAACTTTGGAACGAAAAGCTTTGAAGTTTTCCGTTGAAGGGATACTTCTAAATTTTTCGTTATTCTTCTGGACATGAAAGTGCCATCCGAGAAAGTTGAATCCATCTGTCGAGGCTGTCACTTTTGTTTTCTTCTGGCTCACGTTCATTCCTCTGACTGTAAGAAATTCTTCAACTTGGGCAAGTAGTTCTTCAGCACTGTCTTCTGGTTTTAAGACAAAAACCATATCATCCGCATATCTTATACATTTAGAAATTATCTTTCCGTTCTTGATTTTGACTTCCCCTATCTTTTCGATACCATTCAGCGCAATATTAGCGAGTAGTGGTGAAACGACCCCACCTTGAGGTGTTCCTTGTTCGGGAAATTCTGGGTTAATACCTGATTTTAGGCATATTATTAAACCCGTTTTGACAAATTCAGGAGAGATAATTTTGTCTAAGATTGCCTTATGGCTTATACGGTCGAAGCATTTTTCGATGTCTATTTCTAAGACTCGTTTATTAATTCCGTTGACTGAGCTTCTGAGATTGTTGAACAAGACTTTTTGAGCATCATGTGTGCTTCGTCCTGGTCGAAATCCGTAGCTTTTGGCGTGGAAAGTTGCTTCGTGTGCTGGTTCTAGAGCGTATTTGACAAGACACTGCCATGCTCTATCCGCAATAGTTGGGACTTTTAATAGTCTTTTAGAGCCGTCCTTTTTAGGTATGGGTATTTCTCTTAGACCTTGATGTTGCCATGTTTTGTAACTTTTCTTGAGCGTGGTTTCTAAGTCGAAACGTTGCTTGAAGGTTAGTGATTTGACCCCATCAACCCCTGCGGTTTTCTTGCCAGTGTTCAACTGGCTTACTTGCCTGATTGCTAGCATTCTTGCTGCATAAGACGAAAGAACGAGTTTTTGAAGTCTTCTAGCTTTTGCCTTGTCTCCTTCTCTGACTGCTTTGAATATTCTCTTTTGTAGTCGGAATAATACTTTCTGGAGTTTCTTCCAGTCGGTAAATTCCCAATCATCGCTATAACTTGCGCTATGCGTCATAATTCCTATCCTACTTAATTGAACATTTTCTGATTTCCTTTTGGCGCGGAAAGCAAAGCTTTCCCAGTCGTCGCAGACGACGATCAGAGTGCTTCGCACTCTGCACGCCTCATCCTACCCGTAGCTAGGGTTTCCGATACTCGTCTATCCTACTGAGGTTTCGACCCCTCAGACCTAGTGCTACGTTTTTATTCGTTCCAATGGTTAGATTGGCTGATGTTTTAGGGCGGTTCATTTTGCCTGTTACCTTCTCACAGATGCAGCTATTAGGTTTAAGACGCTGCGAGAATGGGCGGTAACGAAGTCCACATTTTGTTATTCAGATTGTGGCTTACGGCTGAGACACTTTCCTAGAACCTATTTACCCTTGACATCTCCCTGTTAACGCCAGTGTGGTTAATCTGTTTTACCTCTGGT
It contains:
- a CDS encoding cysteine peptidase family C39 domain-containing protein, yielding MISLVLVCTLTFTAGCIFGKKLAAKGITSDNALNNYQKPLVWLLIAIAPFLSILIILDKFHLAPLLPKILPPLFLIYLAGYFNEIIVWLGCFFLGLLIFLELSGKRYRQRIVQLLVAIGAISCALSILLCFLQPVQALVAQPKISNGIVMQTTPYTCAPASIATLAHYTKKHPHLTEQEVVRLTKTNHFGTTTLSEIRAMKQLDLNPQYRHNLTIDDLIAANKPALMHVKEKRKKGKGVRFSHAVAYLAIAPAKELILIGNPLYGMQIKTFNDLEEYWFGEAILIGEVKQ
- the thrB gene encoding homoserine kinase, with the protein product MMNKVTVSVPATTANLGVGFDCLGAALTLANEFQFAVVNSDTKLKITVLGEEAGKVSIGENNLIYRSLLQLYQRIGQTPPNLEITIELGVPLSRGLGSSATAIIGGLLGANNLAGNPLSQSEIIAMAIAIEGHPDNVVPALLGNCLLSVEDAGKWQICSIPWHQDIIPVVAIPNFELSTREARSVLPTEYSRSDAIFNISRLGLLLRALETNNGEWLKTALNDRLHQPYRQKLITGYQQIRQAAMEAGAYGMVISGAGPTLLALTNPDHVDRVVKSMAQTWAGIGINAMVRSLAIDTVGAKVI
- a CDS encoding DUF3611 family protein, giving the protein MQNQLNNPSIPPKNKFANVFRLFARISYWIHLILGATSGIILGLIVFSRRLGESTNNSAIQLSIIFTVASLIVLAFRIFWAWRYSRIARQLQTTNSAMELNRAEIIKVLRVGLSVSLLGLILAFIASETTVVTIIAEAISQPQGSRLYEPEQAIQTADLFLDFVNVTILGAHALGAINSLGLLNWITRE
- a CDS encoding LptF/LptG family permease, which gives rise to MDRYIVRQLSLLFLFSTSLLSSLGVAIGTVSDLAYKITEYQLPIPVAVLIFCYKIPEYAAYALPISILLTGLIIYGRLNSDRELTALFSFGISFYRIVLPALIFSLVVTGITFLLNELIVPAANYQANLLQNPFIAETELNLQKQDIFYAEYELMGNNTAKKLKHIYFAEQYDRQRLLKVTIIDFRSDRVWQIITARSAQWNQQQQVWDLVAGEIKRFNRRAKENISEEFTTKQLPFPKTIFEIVNKERSPEDMNIHQAKEYLNLIKDSGNPTDIGKFAVRIQQKYAFPFICVVFALVGSALGAKYSQINRSKSFGLCVGIVFTYYCLGFAIGSLGITGVISPFWAAWLPNLIGLIVGVYLLATANN
- a CDS encoding ssl1498 family light-harvesting-like protein, with protein sequence MTTISDENGIINNFAKEPTMYYAEAPSSQDQRSYLLWGALASVLVVVSVFTAVVVS
- the ispG gene encoding (E)-4-hydroxy-3-methylbut-2-enyl-diphosphate synthase — translated: MQTLDNPNLTNSTAFDTTIHRRKTRAVKVGNITIGGGNPVVVQSMINEDTLDIDGSVAAIRRLHEIGCEIVRVTVPSMAHAKALAEIKQKLAQTYQTVPLVADVHHNGMKIALEVAKHVDKVRVNPGLYVFEKPKGDRTEYTPAEFAEIGNKIRETLEPLIVSLRDRGKAIRIGVNHGSLSERMLFTYGDTPEGMVESALEFIKICESLDFYNIVLSLKASRVPVMLAAYRLMVQRMNELGMEYPLHLGVTEAGDGEYGRIKSTAGIGTLLAQGIGDTIRVSLTESPEKEIPVCYSILQALGLRKTMVEYVACPSCGRTLFNLEEVLHKVREATKHLTGLDIAVMGCIVNGPGEMADADYGYVGKQPGYISLYRGREEIKKVPEEQGVEELINLIKADDRWVEPE
- a CDS encoding reverse transcriptase domain-containing protein, which produces MTHSASYSDDWEFTDWKKLQKVLFRLQKRIFKAVREGDKAKARRLQKLVLSSYAARMLAIRQVSQLNTGKKTAGVDGVKSLTFKQRFDLETTLKKSYKTWQHQGLREIPIPKKDGSKRLLKVPTIADRAWQCLVKYALEPAHEATFHAKSYGFRPGRSTHDAQKVLFNNLRSSVNGINKRVLEIDIEKCFDRISHKAILDKIISPEFVKTGLIICLKSGINPEFPEQGTPQGGVVSPLLANIALNGIEKIGEVKIKNGKIISKCIRYADDMVFVLKPEDSAEELLAQVEEFLTVRGMNVSQKKTKVTASTDGFNFLGWHFHVQKNNEKFRSIPSTENFKAFRSKVKNIVNNSNYGAETKVYKLAPIIRGWRYYHRYCKMDGSRFNLFGLEDRTRKVFLKQKTIGRHQAVKMVRTAFPKVSFSENKFVSVKGDKSPFDGDLVYWSKRNSVLYDGIVATTLRKQNHSCGHCGLKLLNEEKVELHHIDCNHNNWEYKNLLAIHRSCHHYIHMSKS
- a CDS encoding DUF29 family protein, with product MEELIKLRQSITVGNYNEALKIIDELEEMSVEDKLNKIYSYMVILLLHLIKQQAEKKTTRSWKNSILNSVEQINRVNLRRKSGGCYAPDEVLQEIIDDAFPRALRDAAMEAFGGAYEEADLQNMIDITSIKEKAMNLLKGR